The following coding sequences are from one Limnobacter sp. SAORIC-580 window:
- a CDS encoding dienelactone hydrolase family protein, with protein MSDSANNIKNQEHQEHLKALTGGGKLSISRRTVLKGFTVGGFAAAASPVLAQAITTPGDGLEEGRVFVDVGDDDMFAYRAYPKAKKNAPVILVVPEIFGVHAYLEDVCRRFAQAGFYALAPEIFFRHSEPGQYATVAAILENVIAKMDDQQVMADLDKCVEFAGSEGADVKKLAITGFCWGGRITWLYAAHQPAVKAGVAWYGRLVGAKTELTPAHPVDVASKLKAPVLGLYGSEDSSIPLDTVEQMRKALAEAEKNPFAKASSITVFDKAQHGFHADYRPTYNSTVAKQAYNQALEFLRGKNLI; from the coding sequence ATGAGCGATAGCGCAAACAACATTAAAAACCAGGAACATCAGGAACATCTAAAAGCACTGACGGGTGGCGGCAAGCTGTCCATAAGCCGCCGCACTGTGCTGAAAGGTTTCACGGTTGGGGGGTTTGCGGCAGCTGCATCGCCTGTGTTGGCCCAAGCCATTACCACGCCTGGCGATGGTCTTGAAGAAGGTCGCGTGTTTGTGGATGTGGGCGACGATGACATGTTTGCTTATCGCGCTTACCCAAAGGCTAAAAAGAATGCGCCCGTAATTTTGGTGGTGCCTGAAATTTTTGGTGTGCATGCTTATTTGGAAGACGTGTGCAGACGGTTTGCTCAAGCGGGTTTCTATGCCCTGGCCCCCGAGATTTTCTTTCGCCATTCCGAGCCGGGGCAATATGCCACCGTGGCTGCCATTCTGGAAAATGTCATTGCGAAAATGGACGACCAACAAGTGATGGCCGACCTGGACAAGTGTGTGGAATTTGCAGGCTCCGAGGGTGCGGATGTAAAAAAACTCGCGATCACCGGGTTTTGTTGGGGTGGCCGCATTACTTGGTTGTACGCAGCACACCAGCCGGCTGTGAAGGCAGGGGTGGCCTGGTATGGTCGCCTGGTTGGGGCAAAAACCGAATTAACGCCTGCACACCCGGTGGATGTGGCTTCGAAACTGAAAGCGCCGGTGTTGGGTTTGTATGGTTCGGAAGACAGCTCGATCCCGCTGGACACCGTAGAGCAAATGAGAAAAGCCCTCGCCGAAGCCGAAAAAAATCCATTTGCAAAGGCCAGCAGCATCACCGTATTTGACAAGGCTCAGCACGGTTTCCACGCCGATTATCGCCCCACCTACAATTCCACCGTGGCGAAACAGGCGTACAATCAGGCGCTTGAGTTCTTGCGGGGCAAGAACCTGATCTAA
- a CDS encoding UvrD-helicase domain-containing protein yields MSLLDSLNPEQLAAVTLPRESALILAGAGSGKTKVLTARIAWLIQTGQVGPNGVLAVTFTNKAAKEMLHRISSMLPINTRSMWVGTFHGLCNRMLRAHWKEARLPQAFQILDMQDQLSAIKRMYKVLGIDAEKFPPKQLSYFIGSAKDQGLRPKDVEAHDEYHRMMVRLYEAYEAQCQREGVVDFAELLLRSFELLGANPALREHYQARFKYILVDEFQDTNSLQYNWLKRLAGSQGCIFAVGDDDQSIYAFRGARVANMVQFENDFNVQNRIKLEQNYRSVGNVLKAANVLIAHNKARLGKELWTEAGEGEAIRVYEATSDQDEAAFIIDRIKKLVLEEGYGRSDIAILYRSNAQSRVVEQALFNAGMPYRVYGGLRFFERAEIKHALAYLRLMDNADDDNSFSRVVNFPARGIGARSVEQLQDISTAQGTSLYRAIHRMEGRAQAGLKKFADLIERMRFETRGLSLADLVDKVINESGLVAHFQADKDGEDRVENLKELVNAAASFAIAEGYYQDAAATMVDEEKLITPLADFLSHASLEAGDNAAAAGQEAIQLMTAHSAKGLEFKCVFVTGLEEGLFPHENSIGNSVEGGDGTSVEAVEEERRLMYVAITRAREQLFLSHAQQRMLHGQIRYHLRSRFLDELPEEVLKWLTPKRAHIASQGWDALDSKVWGQNKTLNVGYSNKAAKRPYDIGTGVNHAKFGSGVVVAYEGEGDDQRIQINFGRQGMKWLMLSLAKLERG; encoded by the coding sequence GTGTCTTTACTCGATAGTCTGAACCCTGAACAACTGGCAGCCGTCACCTTGCCCCGTGAATCGGCACTGATTCTGGCGGGGGCAGGCAGCGGCAAAACCAAGGTGCTGACAGCGCGCATTGCCTGGTTGATTCAAACCGGGCAGGTGGGCCCCAATGGGGTATTGGCGGTTACCTTCACCAACAAGGCGGCCAAGGAAATGCTTCACCGCATTTCAAGCATGCTGCCCATTAACACCCGCAGCATGTGGGTGGGTACTTTTCACGGCTTGTGCAACCGCATGTTGCGCGCGCACTGGAAGGAAGCTAGGTTACCTCAGGCTTTTCAAATTCTGGACATGCAAGACCAATTGTCGGCAATCAAGCGCATGTACAAAGTGCTGGGCATAGATGCTGAAAAATTTCCGCCGAAGCAGTTGAGCTATTTCATTGGTTCAGCCAAAGACCAAGGCCTGCGGCCCAAAGACGTAGAGGCGCACGACGAATACCACCGCATGATGGTTCGCTTGTACGAAGCCTATGAAGCCCAGTGCCAGCGCGAGGGTGTGGTTGATTTTGCTGAGCTGCTGTTGCGTTCCTTCGAATTGTTGGGCGCCAACCCTGCGCTGCGGGAACACTACCAGGCTCGATTTAAATACATTTTGGTGGACGAGTTTCAAGACACCAACAGCCTGCAATACAACTGGTTGAAACGCTTGGCTGGATCGCAAGGTTGCATCTTCGCAGTGGGGGACGATGACCAGTCCATTTACGCTTTTCGCGGTGCGCGCGTGGCCAATATGGTGCAGTTTGAAAATGATTTCAATGTACAAAATCGCATCAAACTGGAGCAAAACTACCGTTCGGTGGGCAATGTGCTGAAAGCCGCCAACGTGCTGATTGCGCACAACAAGGCTCGCTTGGGCAAAGAGTTGTGGACCGAAGCTGGCGAAGGTGAGGCGATTCGGGTGTATGAGGCCACCAGCGACCAGGATGAGGCAGCTTTCATCATTGACCGAATTAAAAAGCTGGTGCTTGAAGAAGGCTACGGTCGGTCGGACATTGCAATTCTGTACCGCTCCAATGCGCAATCCCGGGTTGTTGAACAAGCCTTGTTCAATGCGGGCATGCCTTATCGGGTGTATGGTGGTTTGCGGTTTTTTGAACGTGCAGAAATCAAGCATGCGCTGGCGTATTTGCGTTTGATGGACAACGCCGACGACGACAATTCCTTCTCACGTGTGGTGAACTTTCCTGCACGGGGAATTGGTGCGCGCAGCGTAGAGCAACTTCAGGACATTTCTACAGCACAGGGTACTTCGCTGTACCGCGCCATTCATCGCATGGAAGGCAGGGCGCAAGCCGGTTTGAAAAAATTTGCAGATTTGATCGAACGCATGCGGTTCGAGACCCGAGGTTTGAGCCTTGCTGACTTGGTCGACAAGGTGATCAATGAATCGGGTTTGGTGGCTCATTTTCAAGCGGACAAAGATGGTGAAGACCGCGTAGAAAACTTGAAAGAATTGGTGAACGCCGCTGCCTCGTTTGCGATTGCTGAAGGGTATTACCAAGATGCCGCAGCCACCATGGTGGATGAGGAAAAGTTGATTACGCCGCTGGCTGATTTTCTTTCCCATGCTTCGCTCGAGGCCGGTGACAATGCTGCGGCAGCGGGTCAAGAGGCCATTCAATTGATGACAGCGCATTCGGCCAAAGGGCTTGAATTCAAGTGCGTCTTCGTCACCGGGCTTGAAGAAGGGCTATTCCCGCACGAAAACAGTATCGGCAATTCCGTGGAGGGTGGCGATGGCACCAGCGTAGAGGCTGTGGAAGAGGAACGACGCTTGATGTATGTGGCCATTACCCGCGCACGAGAACAGCTGTTTTTAAGCCACGCGCAGCAGCGCATGTTGCACGGGCAAATTCGATATCACCTGCGCTCTCGTTTTCTGGACGAATTGCCAGAGGAGGTGTTGAAATGGTTAACGCCGAAACGCGCACACATTGCCAGCCAAGGCTGGGATGCACTCGATTCCAAAGTGTGGGGGCAAAATAAAACGCTCAACGTGGGTTATAGCAACAAAGCCGCCAAGCGACCCTACGACATCGGCACGGGTGTGAATCATGCCAAGTTTGGTAGCGGTGTAGTGGTGGCTTATGAGGGCGAGGGTGACGACCAAAGAATTCAAATCAACTTCGGCCGCCAAGGCATGAAGTGGCTGATGCTGAGTTTGGCGAAGCTTGAGCGGGGCTGA
- a CDS encoding GntR family transcriptional regulator, whose protein sequence is MMRGSNSLDGPVVRSGGPAYQQISEVLTDEIFRQTWKVGEPLPNEKKLSDRFQVSIGTIRRAIESLEKSGLVTKMQGLGTFVTDKALPSPVYDRADPFKLNDHWATEYAGTEVKTELISLESIHADTEESRALGIALGDPIWLIEVRHMLHTQLIAYEQLCLSKKVFPKLSIEMLQKSAGNLYRLASEVFQMRIGQMTDEVSVKSMEPRIASLFNKIPDAPSLRVFRITHSMDNTPLEKREVWLDPSFAHYKATPELS, encoded by the coding sequence ATGATGCGTGGCTCCAATTCCTTGGACGGGCCCGTTGTACGTAGTGGCGGCCCCGCCTACCAGCAAATCAGTGAAGTTCTGACCGATGAAATTTTCAGGCAAACCTGGAAAGTCGGTGAACCACTGCCCAATGAAAAAAAACTGTCGGACCGTTTTCAGGTGTCAATCGGCACTATTCGCCGCGCAATTGAATCACTGGAAAAATCTGGACTGGTGACAAAAATGCAGGGGCTCGGGACATTTGTGACCGACAAAGCCTTGCCTTCGCCGGTATACGATCGGGCAGATCCCTTCAAACTCAATGACCATTGGGCAACCGAGTATGCGGGTACCGAAGTAAAAACCGAGTTGATCAGCCTGGAGAGTATTCATGCCGACACCGAAGAATCTCGAGCCCTAGGTATCGCCTTGGGCGATCCAATTTGGTTGATTGAAGTTCGGCACATGCTGCACACCCAACTGATTGCTTATGAACAGCTGTGCCTCTCCAAAAAGGTTTTTCCGAAATTGAGCATTGAAATGCTGCAGAAATCGGCCGGCAACCTGTACCGTTTGGCCTCCGAGGTGTTTCAAATGCGGATTGGCCAGATGACCGATGAGGTGTCGGTGAAGTCGATGGAACCGCGTATTGCGAGCCTGTTCAATAAAATTCCGGATGCGCCCAGTCTGCGTGTATTTCGCATTACCCATTCGATGGACAATACGCCACTGGAGAAACGGGAGGTGTGGCTTGATCCGAGCTTTGCACATTACAAAGCCACGCCCGAATTGTCCTGA
- a CDS encoding BPSS1780 family membrane protein codes for MANYVHTCPPSAGWDWLMQGLQLFRSKPGEMFLFGNTYLFIILFIGILIPFIGAAAVAIASPALGFGIMLAGKMGQKGLRVSPSVLFNAFNQDNRKHLQSLLILGAIYTACFALIRLLAHLVLGAQPTVSIEDLQKADAATSAAFMEYMVLYMIFIGITSIPVLLAFWFAPVLVVWHNMKPMQALFSSWVAVWRNKGSFLIYGMGWLVLGLGFSSVFVVLFTMLGLPAAFVSALNMMCVALVMAVSLCTFYPSYKAVFEHDPTE; via the coding sequence TTGGCCAACTACGTACATACTTGCCCGCCCAGTGCGGGATGGGATTGGCTGATGCAGGGCTTGCAGCTTTTCCGCAGCAAACCAGGTGAAATGTTCCTGTTCGGCAACACTTATCTGTTCATTATTCTTTTCATTGGAATCCTGATTCCGTTTATCGGTGCCGCGGCAGTGGCAATTGCATCGCCTGCCTTGGGTTTTGGCATTATGCTGGCTGGCAAAATGGGCCAAAAAGGTTTGCGGGTCAGCCCCAGTGTTTTGTTCAATGCCTTTAATCAAGACAACAGAAAGCACCTGCAATCCTTGTTGATTTTGGGAGCAATTTACACCGCGTGTTTTGCATTGATCCGGCTACTTGCGCACCTTGTTCTTGGGGCGCAGCCCACCGTGTCAATTGAAGATCTTCAAAAGGCCGATGCAGCCACCAGTGCGGCGTTTATGGAATACATGGTGCTTTACATGATTTTTATTGGCATCACCAGTATTCCGGTACTGTTGGCTTTCTGGTTCGCACCGGTGTTGGTGGTTTGGCACAATATGAAACCCATGCAGGCCCTTTTTTCTAGCTGGGTCGCGGTGTGGCGAAACAAGGGCAGCTTTCTGATTTACGGCATGGGCTGGCTTGTTTTGGGCTTGGGTTTTTCATCGGTGTTTGTTGTTTTGTTCACCATGTTGGGTTTGCCCGCCGCATTTGTGAGTGCCTTGAACATGATGTGCGTGGCGCTGGTGATGGCGGTCTCGCTATGTACCTTTTACCCAAGCTACAAAGCAGTGTTTGAGCACGATCCAACCGAGTAA
- the polA gene encoding DNA polymerase I: MKRLLLVDGSSYLYRAFHAMPDLRNRAGEPTGAIYGMVNMLRRLRADYNTDDITSNCIACVFDAPGKTFRDDIYPEYKANRASMPEDLAAQIPHIHEVTRAMGWPIVMEPGIEADDVIGTLAQVALEQGFDEVIVSTGDKDMAQLVNDKVRLVDTMKNAVMTRDAVFEKFGVYPEQIVDYLTLVGDTVDNVPGVEKVGPKTAAKWLAEYKTLDGVVANADKIGGKVGENLQKALDWLPTGKTLVTIKTDCEFELRRHIEEQLKANAENKEALKQLFQRFEFKTWFRALGGVAEDEVTTKPKADGPPDGSSMSLFDAPTQAVDSIETICVQTQVQLDALLVELKAASASKTPVAFDTETDSLEPMNARIVGLSFSVKPGVGYYIPLTHQDLTAEPQLPLAEVLAFLKPWFEDSDSPKIAQNAKYDLHVMANHDVWVKGLFEDTMLASYILEAHKPHGMDALALRWLNYNTIKYEEVAGKGASQITFDQVPIDTATKYAAEDAEVTLRLAHTLKAELDKVPELAKLYRDVELPFGQVLFEVERNGVLIDSDKLEAQSAEIADKLKLIEEQAFELAGGSFNLNSPKQIGELLFDKLGLPVVKKTASGAPSTDEEVLSKLAEDYPLPAKLLEHRSLAKLKSTYTDKLPRMVNARTGRVHTNYAQAVAVTGRLASNDPNLQNIPVRTAEGRRVREAFIAAPDCVLVSADYSQIELRIMAHISGDEALIHAFNEGLDIHSATASEIFGVGLNEVTSDHRRTAKVINFGLIYGMSAFGLAGNLGITREAAKLYIDRYFARYPGVAKFMDNVRAQAKEDGFVQTVFGRRLWLPEIKSPNGPRRAGAERAAINAPMQGTSADLIKMAMVELSAWLKAEQLNTKMIMQVHDEVIFEVPKGELELIQKRVPEIMTQVAKLRVPLEVGCGVGNNWEEAH, from the coding sequence ATGAAGCGATTACTCCTGGTTGATGGGTCGAGCTACCTGTACCGTGCCTTTCATGCCATGCCCGATTTGCGAAACCGCGCAGGCGAGCCCACTGGTGCCATTTATGGCATGGTTAACATGCTTCGACGCCTGCGTGCAGATTACAACACTGACGATATCACCTCCAATTGTATCGCCTGTGTGTTCGATGCGCCGGGTAAAACCTTTCGTGACGACATTTACCCCGAATACAAGGCGAACAGGGCCAGCATGCCCGAAGACCTTGCCGCTCAGATCCCTCACATTCATGAAGTGACCCGCGCCATGGGTTGGCCCATCGTGATGGAGCCCGGTATTGAAGCGGACGATGTGATTGGTACCTTGGCTCAAGTGGCGCTTGAGCAGGGCTTTGATGAGGTGATTGTGTCCACGGGCGACAAAGACATGGCCCAACTGGTGAATGACAAGGTTCGCTTGGTGGACACCATGAAAAATGCGGTCATGACTCGGGACGCCGTGTTTGAAAAGTTCGGTGTGTACCCGGAACAAATTGTTGATTACCTGACGCTGGTGGGCGACACCGTAGACAACGTGCCTGGTGTGGAAAAGGTGGGGCCGAAAACCGCTGCGAAGTGGCTGGCGGAGTACAAGACCCTGGATGGCGTGGTGGCCAATGCCGACAAAATTGGCGGCAAAGTGGGCGAGAACCTTCAAAAAGCGCTGGACTGGTTGCCCACAGGCAAAACCCTGGTCACCATCAAAACAGATTGCGAGTTTGAGTTGCGCCGCCACATTGAAGAGCAACTGAAAGCAAATGCTGAAAACAAAGAAGCGTTGAAGCAACTGTTTCAGCGTTTCGAATTCAAGACATGGTTCCGCGCTCTGGGCGGCGTGGCTGAGGACGAGGTTACGACCAAACCCAAAGCAGATGGTCCGCCCGATGGCAGTTCAATGAGCCTGTTTGATGCGCCTACACAGGCTGTGGATTCGATTGAAACCATTTGCGTTCAAACCCAAGTGCAGCTTGACGCTTTGTTGGTGGAATTGAAAGCCGCTTCGGCCAGCAAAACGCCGGTGGCCTTTGACACTGAAACCGATTCGCTGGAACCCATGAATGCGCGCATTGTGGGCCTTTCATTTTCAGTGAAACCAGGTGTGGGCTATTACATTCCACTGACGCACCAAGATTTGACCGCCGAGCCACAATTGCCATTGGCCGAGGTGCTGGCATTCCTGAAGCCTTGGTTTGAGGATTCCGATTCGCCCAAAATTGCCCAGAACGCCAAATACGACTTGCATGTGATGGCCAATCACGACGTGTGGGTGAAGGGCCTTTTTGAAGACACCATGCTGGCCAGCTACATTCTAGAGGCCCACAAGCCCCACGGCATGGATGCTTTGGCCCTGCGCTGGTTGAACTACAACACCATCAAGTATGAAGAAGTGGCAGGCAAGGGTGCCAGTCAAATTACCTTTGACCAGGTGCCTATCGACACAGCCACCAAGTACGCTGCCGAAGATGCTGAAGTCACCTTGCGTCTGGCCCACACCTTGAAAGCCGAGCTCGACAAGGTGCCAGAACTTGCCAAGCTGTACCGCGATGTGGAGTTGCCTTTCGGGCAGGTGCTGTTCGAAGTGGAGCGCAATGGTGTATTAATCGATTCCGACAAGCTTGAAGCCCAAAGCGCTGAAATTGCTGACAAGCTAAAGTTGATTGAAGAGCAAGCCTTTGAATTGGCTGGTGGTAGTTTTAACCTGAACTCGCCCAAGCAAATCGGCGAGCTGTTGTTCGACAAGCTGGGTTTGCCCGTGGTGAAAAAAACCGCCAGTGGCGCACCCTCCACCGATGAAGAAGTGCTCAGCAAATTGGCTGAAGATTACCCCCTGCCCGCGAAGTTGCTCGAACACCGGTCACTGGCCAAACTGAAAAGCACTTACACCGACAAATTGCCCCGCATGGTCAATGCGCGTACAGGGCGTGTGCACACCAACTATGCGCAAGCCGTGGCAGTTACTGGCCGCCTGGCCAGCAATGATCCCAACTTGCAAAACATTCCTGTACGTACTGCAGAGGGTCGCCGGGTGCGAGAGGCCTTTATTGCAGCACCGGACTGTGTCTTGGTTTCCGCTGATTATTCACAAATTGAGTTGCGCATCATGGCGCATATTTCAGGCGATGAGGCCCTGATTCACGCTTTCAATGAGGGCTTGGATATTCACAGTGCCACAGCGTCAGAAATTTTCGGAGTGGGTTTGAACGAGGTCACATCCGACCATCGCCGTACTGCGAAGGTGATTAACTTCGGTCTTATCTATGGCATGAGTGCCTTTGGCTTGGCTGGCAATCTGGGTATTACCCGAGAAGCTGCAAAACTTTATATTGACCGTTACTTTGCCCGCTATCCCGGTGTGGCGAAATTTATGGACAATGTACGCGCACAAGCCAAAGAAGACGGCTTTGTACAAACGGTGTTCGGGCGCCGGTTGTGGCTGCCTGAAATTAAAAGCCCGAATGGCCCGCGCAGGGCCGGTGCCGAACGGGCTGCGATCAATGCGCCCATGCAGGGCACATCAGCAGACCTGATCAAAATGGCCATGGTTGAATTGTCGGCTTGGTTGAAGGCAGAACAACTCAACACAAAGATGATCATGCAGGTTCACGACGAAGTTATTTTCGAAGTACCCAAGGGTGAACTCGAATTGATTCAGAAACGTGTACCTGAAATCATGACGCAGGTGGCCAAGCTTCGAGTTCCACTGGAGGTGGGTTGCGGCGTTGGCAACAATTGGGAAGAGGCACATTAA
- a CDS encoding ZIP family metal transporter: MQSSLPLVLLAAALGTALAIFASALLTARHIARSLEPMVSVSAGVLLGASLLHLLPEALDKGMDHHKLFALLLAGLLFFFVLEKFSIFRHSHHHEHDGHDHHHGFDKREARRGGLLIVVGDSIHNFADGLLVASAFLVDFELGLVTTLSVVLHEIPQQTGDYLVLVNAGIARKKALQLMSVAGLAAVLGAGLGYTLFTELQALLPYALVFAAASFIYVAVADLIPQMQQRVKIKESVVQLLCIGSGVALVAILAEILHHHH; this comes from the coding sequence GTGCAATCCAGTTTACCGCTTGTTCTCCTGGCCGCTGCCCTGGGCACGGCCTTGGCCATTTTTGCATCTGCATTGTTAACAGCACGACACATCGCCCGCTCGCTTGAGCCCATGGTGAGCGTGTCTGCTGGTGTACTTCTGGGCGCATCGCTTTTGCATTTGTTGCCCGAAGCGCTGGACAAGGGCATGGATCATCACAAGTTGTTTGCCCTGTTGCTGGCGGGTTTGCTGTTTTTCTTTGTGCTGGAAAAGTTTTCAATTTTTCGCCACAGCCATCACCACGAGCACGATGGACACGACCACCACCATGGTTTCGACAAACGCGAGGCGCGCCGCGGTGGTTTGTTGATTGTGGTGGGCGATTCCATTCACAACTTTGCCGATGGCTTGTTGGTGGCCAGTGCGTTTTTGGTTGATTTCGAGTTGGGTTTGGTGACCACGCTGAGTGTGGTGCTGCATGAAATTCCGCAACAAACAGGCGATTATCTGGTGCTGGTGAATGCGGGAATTGCTCGCAAGAAAGCCTTGCAGCTGATGTCGGTTGCTGGTCTGGCTGCAGTGTTGGGCGCAGGTTTGGGCTACACCTTGTTCACTGAATTGCAGGCTTTACTGCCCTATGCCTTGGTGTTTGCGGCAGCCAGTTTCATTTACGTGGCGGTTGCCGATCTGATTCCGCAAATGCAGCAGCGTGTGAAAATCAAGGAAAGCGTGGTGCAGTTGCTTTGTATTGGGTCGGGCGTGGCTTTGGTGGCTATACTGGCCGAAATTCTTCATCACCACCATTGA
- a CDS encoding TIGR00730 family Rossman fold protein, which yields MTTKNKNIPTLRHLPSKEQSTAVKARESWHVLGIMAEFIEATEKLSAIRPSVSIFGSARTPVDHPYYALTEKIARALSDSGFAVISGGGPGIMEAANKGAYAGESPSVGLNIELPFEQSGNAYQNISLTFRHFFARKVAFAKYASAYVVMPGGFGTLDEMFEALTLIQTNKGRRIPIILVGSKFWAGLIDWVKSHLLGEGMISPSDMDLFEVVETPEEVLKCIFHFYEKRTFNPSDSETEKLLDL from the coding sequence ATGACAACCAAAAATAAGAATATTCCGACATTGCGCCACCTACCCTCCAAAGAACAATCCACCGCAGTGAAGGCCAGAGAGTCGTGGCATGTGTTGGGAATTATGGCAGAGTTCATTGAGGCGACTGAGAAGCTGTCAGCAATTCGCCCTTCGGTGTCCATTTTCGGCAGCGCCAGAACCCCCGTGGACCACCCCTACTACGCGCTAACTGAGAAAATTGCCAGGGCACTGTCCGATTCTGGTTTTGCGGTAATCAGTGGTGGTGGGCCAGGCATTATGGAAGCCGCCAACAAAGGGGCCTATGCGGGCGAATCGCCCAGCGTGGGTTTGAATATTGAGCTGCCGTTCGAGCAAAGCGGCAATGCATACCAGAATATTTCCCTGACTTTTCGCCACTTTTTTGCCCGCAAAGTGGCATTTGCAAAGTACGCCAGTGCCTATGTCGTAATGCCAGGCGGATTCGGTACGCTCGATGAAATGTTTGAGGCCCTCACGCTGATACAAACCAACAAAGGCAGGCGCATTCCCATTATTTTGGTGGGCTCCAAGTTCTGGGCGGGCCTGATTGATTGGGTAAAAAGCCATTTGTTGGGCGAGGGAATGATCAGCCCTAGCGACATGGACCTGTTTGAAGTGGTTGAAACACCGGAGGAGGTGCTGAAATGCATATTCCACTTCTACGAAAAACGCACCTTCAATCCATCAGACAGTGAAACAGAGAAGCTGTTGGACTTATAA
- a CDS encoding homoserine kinase, with protein sequence MAVFTRITQTELQQWLQGRDCGELLSFDGIESGIENTNYFVNTSTGRFVLTLFEKLKAEDLPFYLGLMKHLAKKGLAVPGPIPNGQGELFNTLNGKPATLVNCLSGKSVEHPNAIQCREIGKFCAQAHLAVADFPGNTPNPRGLAWIESAMNALDSHLPASVRELLHNEVNHQKAVAERLAYKMLPKGAVHADLFRDNALMQGDALGGVIDFYFAGVDTFLFDLAVTANDWCIQLSTGELNPELLGALLDGYQSERPLSAHECELWQDMLRAAGLRFWASRLYDFYMPREAEVLNVKDPKHFERVLLARRQGIPLAPQPN encoded by the coding sequence ATGGCTGTTTTTACGCGCATTACCCAAACAGAACTGCAACAATGGCTGCAAGGCCGGGATTGTGGTGAACTGCTTTCATTTGATGGCATTGAGTCGGGCATTGAGAACACCAATTACTTTGTAAATACCTCCACAGGGCGCTTTGTTCTAACCCTGTTTGAAAAACTGAAGGCAGAGGACTTGCCGTTTTACCTGGGCCTCATGAAACATTTGGCCAAAAAGGGCCTGGCCGTACCCGGCCCGATTCCCAATGGTCAAGGTGAATTGTTCAACACACTCAACGGCAAGCCTGCCACATTGGTGAATTGCCTCAGCGGCAAATCTGTCGAGCACCCCAACGCCATTCAATGCCGAGAAATCGGAAAGTTTTGTGCACAAGCGCATCTTGCAGTGGCTGATTTTCCGGGCAATACGCCCAACCCCCGTGGGCTGGCATGGATTGAAAGTGCGATGAATGCTCTCGATTCGCACCTGCCAGCCTCTGTTCGTGAACTGTTGCACAACGAAGTGAACCACCAAAAAGCAGTTGCAGAACGCCTTGCCTACAAAATGCTGCCCAAAGGGGCAGTGCACGCGGACTTGTTTCGCGACAATGCCCTGATGCAAGGCGACGCACTTGGCGGCGTGATCGATTTTTATTTTGCTGGCGTCGATACATTTCTGTTCGACCTCGCAGTGACCGCGAACGACTGGTGTATCCAGCTGTCTACCGGAGAATTGAATCCTGAATTGCTTGGTGCCCTGCTTGACGGTTATCAATCTGAACGCCCACTGAGTGCGCATGAGTGCGAACTTTGGCAAGACATGCTGCGCGCGGCGGGTCTTCGCTTCTGGGCCTCCAGACTTTACGATTTCTACATGCCACGCGAGGCCGAAGTGCTGAACGTGAAAGACCCCAAACATTTTGAACGCGTATTGCTTGCCCGCAGGCAGGGAATACCGCTTGCCCCTCAACCGAATTAA
- a CDS encoding DMT family transporter yields MQALWMLMACLCFGTMGLMVKLAGTHASLGEIVLFRGAVPVIAITGWALLQGLSLKSPVAFLHLKRNVAGIIAMWCGFYATTQLPLATATTLMYTSPLFIALILWLWYGQSRNRLEQFAIAIGFSGVIAVLQPVFYGNQLQTALLGLSAGAVSAVAYMQLKSLGQAREPEWRTVLYFAGTATVTSLVYILGFGEFEVFKTPDTDWTLLWLVALGFFGGAGNLALTRSFGSGSTWLSAALQYCTILVSTFFGIVVLGDIPTSTTWLGVLLIIACGAMSSYATHQRKLVGE; encoded by the coding sequence ATGCAAGCACTCTGGATGTTAATGGCCTGCCTGTGTTTCGGCACCATGGGCCTGATGGTCAAACTCGCGGGCACCCACGCCAGCTTGGGTGAAATTGTTCTTTTTCGCGGAGCAGTGCCGGTCATTGCAATCACCGGTTGGGCTCTGCTTCAAGGCCTGAGCCTGAAAAGCCCGGTTGCATTTCTTCATTTGAAACGAAATGTTGCAGGAATCATTGCCATGTGGTGCGGCTTTTATGCGACCACGCAATTGCCCCTGGCCACGGCGACCACACTGATGTACACCTCCCCCCTGTTCATTGCCCTGATCTTGTGGCTTTGGTATGGGCAATCCAGAAATCGCCTGGAACAGTTCGCAATTGCAATCGGCTTTTCTGGTGTCATTGCGGTTCTTCAACCCGTGTTTTACGGCAACCAACTACAAACTGCTCTTTTAGGCCTGAGTGCTGGTGCGGTGTCTGCCGTGGCTTACATGCAATTAAAAAGCCTTGGGCAGGCCCGCGAACCCGAGTGGCGAACTGTGCTTTACTTCGCAGGCACAGCCACTGTGACATCACTGGTGTACATCCTTGGCTTCGGGGAATTTGAGGTGTTTAAGACTCCAGACACCGATTGGACCTTGTTGTGGCTTGTGGCGCTGGGGTTTTTTGGTGGTGCGGGCAACCTGGCGCTGACCCGTTCATTCGGAAGCGGCTCAACCTGGCTTTCAGCCGCTTTGCAATACTGCACAATTCTGGTGTCGACATTCTTTGGAATTGTGGTGCTGGGCGACATTCCCACCAGCACAACCTGGTTGGGTGTTTTACTGATTATTGCCTGCGGAGCAATGTCTTCTTATGCAACCCACCAGAGAAAACTGGTGGGCGAGTAG